Sequence from the Granulicella aggregans genome:
GCGCCATCAACGCTAAAGACTACCTTGTAGTCGAGAAAGGCATCGATGGTTCGCGTATCCACGTTTTCACCGGTATAGCCGATGCAAAGATGGTTACGACAATACTCATCCCCTCGGGTGCCGAACTCAACTCGACCGGAGCAACCCCGGTTGACGAGAGCATATTCCACAAGGTGGAGAAAAAGGTAAAGAAGGTAGCTCATCACCACCATAATCGCGGTTCCGTGGGGGCGGACTTCGATTACACATTCACCACCGTAGGGCCGATCGAAAATTTACTACCTAGCGGCGGTTGCGGAAGCTCAGGAAGTAACACTTGCGGTGCTCCTGCTTGGAGCACTGAATACAAACATGTACTTGAGCTGGCTCGTCAGAAGAAGCGCCTTTTGACCGGTCACATCGAGTATAAGGTGCCTCAGCACATGCTTGTTAGCAAACCCTCTACGGTAGTAGTCCGAATTCACGGGTTCGAGGACAAAATACTGCACGTCTTGCAAGATCGAACCGGCTCCGGCGAGCTGACCGTATCGGAGAAAATGAAAGTTGTCCTCACGGCACCAGACAATCCGGACGAGTTCACTTTTCCACCAAAGTCCGACGAAACCAAGATCATCCCCGTTGATGCATATCAAGAGTGGACATGGGAGGTCACACCTAAACACAAAGCAACGCAGCAGAAGCTGCAGATCCAGGTCTACCT
This genomic interval carries:
- a CDS encoding OmpA family protein; amino-acid sequence: MVLLTSGCAGRRPIKVTSPPSTSTVQSQPSPADRSPLVLLPNTANSIEHAAPVKAPEPISASPPSPAPLPSALCSISFDRDKARPVRIDDKATACLDEIALSLQRYPDAKVALVGNEDAKEMNSKKFDKSAAERAINAKDYLVVEKGIDGSRIHVFTGIADAKMVTTILIPSGAELNSTGATPVDESIFHKVEKKVKKVAHHHHNRGSVGADFDYTFTTVGPIENLLPSGGCGSSGSNTCGAPAWSTEYKHVLELARQKKRLLTGHIEYKVPQHMLVSKPSTVVVRIHGFEDKILHVLQDRTGSGELTVSEKMKVVLTAPDNPDEFTFPPKSDETKIIPVDAYQEWTWEVTPKHKATQQKLQIQVYLVYQNAKGTDEEILDEPVYPVDVDVEAISKTVKQKFQEDPIAWLKELLPEGKIYKALAGIFTTLGIGAWIKKRLDKGSTEKSKSNAGTPAEPET